A region from the Tahibacter amnicola genome encodes:
- the rtcA gene encoding RNA 3'-terminal phosphate cyclase — translation MSMIELDGSAGGGQLLRTALSLSLCTSTPFRMSGIRAGRSRPGLMRQHLTAVEAARRIGNAHVLNAAPGSTELVFEPGVIVAGDFHFAVGTAGSTMLVLQTALPALLQADAASTLRVEGGTHNPLAPPADFLQHAFLPQLARMGGSASVNVVRHGFAPAGGGLVELAVTPSSLQQITLCERGAVRQIRATALLSGLDSSIGEREVRAAARRLPMAESDLEVRQVRPALGPGNALLITVHCEHVSVVFTGFGERGKTAEQVAADLCADVQRYLDSGAATDTHLGDQLLLPMALAGGGRFTTTESSDHLRTNAAMIEKFLPVEVTILDRGPQHFEVSIQS, via the coding sequence ATGTCCATGATTGAACTTGACGGCTCCGCCGGCGGTGGCCAGTTGCTCCGCACGGCCTTGAGCCTGAGCCTGTGCACCTCTACCCCGTTCCGCATGTCCGGAATCCGGGCAGGCCGCTCACGGCCTGGCCTGATGCGGCAACACCTCACGGCCGTGGAGGCTGCGCGGCGCATCGGCAATGCACACGTCCTCAATGCCGCACCCGGCTCCACGGAACTGGTCTTCGAGCCCGGCGTCATCGTGGCCGGTGACTTTCACTTTGCCGTCGGCACCGCCGGCTCGACCATGCTCGTCCTGCAGACGGCGCTGCCGGCCTTGTTGCAGGCGGATGCCGCCTCGACGCTGCGCGTCGAAGGCGGTACGCACAATCCGCTGGCCCCGCCAGCCGATTTCCTGCAGCACGCGTTCCTGCCGCAGCTGGCACGCATGGGCGGCTCGGCATCGGTCAATGTCGTCAGGCACGGTTTTGCACCGGCCGGCGGCGGCCTCGTCGAATTGGCCGTGACGCCTTCGAGCCTGCAGCAGATCACCCTGTGCGAGCGTGGTGCTGTTCGGCAGATCCGGGCGACCGCCTTGCTGTCAGGCCTTGATTCGAGCATTGGCGAGCGCGAGGTGCGCGCGGCAGCCAGACGGCTGCCGATGGCCGAATCCGACCTGGAAGTGCGGCAGGTCCGGCCTGCGCTGGGTCCGGGCAATGCCTTGCTCATCACCGTGCACTGTGAGCACGTCAGCGTGGTGTTCACCGGATTCGGCGAACGCGGCAAGACAGCCGAGCAGGTAGCCGCCGACCTGTGCGCCGATGTGCAACGCTACCTCGACAGCGGCGCGGCCACCGACACACACCTGGGTGACCAGTTGCTGCTGCCGATGGCCCTCGCCGGCGGCGGTCGCTTCACCACGACGGAATCGAGCGACCATCTGCGCACCAACGCCGCGATGATCGAAAAGTTCCTGCCGGTGGAAGTGACGATCCTCGATCGCGGTCCGCAGCACTTCGAAGTGTCCATCCAGTCCTGA
- a CDS encoding GGDEF domain-containing protein: MSSISSFAPLLCLLALALALAFRRHRAALVLATLALAVAALATDPAVSEWGGRAAAATTMFGPWLMVLAAVMPEPPFRSRRMLVTALLLATITWLVSVAPPHVWRALEGLLPLGFVDARPRRVAVALSVFAALVMAMHGYHRRNALDLAIAFGALSLAFGLIELAGIGLQLWLLIGALVAGAGVLYSSWRLAFLDALTGLPNRRALDETLARLSGTYALAMVDVDHFKQFNDKHGHDAGDRVLIEVARQLAKTPGGRAFRFGGEEFCLLFRRPDGAADACETARMNIENTPVALPRKPSAKSRKAPRAKDKQRTVKVTASIGVAQRDARRRSPDEVLKAADECLYKAKEKGRNQVVS; this comes from the coding sequence ATGAGCTCGATATCGTCATTTGCCCCATTGCTATGCCTGTTGGCCCTGGCGCTCGCGCTGGCGTTCCGACGCCACCGCGCCGCGCTGGTGCTGGCGACGCTCGCCCTGGCGGTCGCGGCGCTGGCAACGGATCCGGCCGTGTCCGAATGGGGCGGTCGCGCGGCAGCGGCCACGACGATGTTCGGCCCTTGGCTGATGGTGCTGGCCGCGGTCATGCCCGAGCCGCCATTCCGATCCCGCCGGATGCTTGTCACCGCGCTGTTGCTGGCCACGATCACCTGGTTGGTCAGTGTGGCGCCACCGCACGTCTGGCGCGCCCTTGAAGGCCTGTTGCCACTGGGATTCGTCGATGCACGGCCCCGCCGCGTGGCGGTTGCGCTGAGTGTCTTCGCCGCGCTCGTCATGGCGATGCACGGGTATCACCGGCGCAACGCGCTGGATCTGGCGATCGCCTTTGGCGCGCTGAGCCTGGCCTTCGGGTTGATCGAGCTGGCCGGTATCGGTCTGCAGCTGTGGCTCTTGATCGGCGCGCTCGTGGCCGGCGCCGGCGTCCTCTATTCCTCCTGGCGCCTGGCCTTCCTGGATGCCTTGACCGGACTGCCGAACCGTCGCGCGCTGGACGAGACGCTGGCGCGACTGTCCGGCACCTACGCGTTGGCCATGGTGGATGTCGATCACTTCAAGCAGTTCAACGACAAGCACGGCCACGATGCCGGTGACCGGGTGCTGATCGAAGTCGCGCGGCAATTGGCGAAGACACCCGGCGGGCGCGCCTTCCGCTTTGGCGGCGAGGAGTTCTGCCTGCTGTTCCGGCGTCCGGACGGCGCGGCGGATGCCTGCGAGACAGCCCGGATGAATATCGAAAACACCCCGGTTGCGTTGCCGCGCAAACCGTCGGCGAAATCCCGGAAGGCGCCGCGCGCCAAGGACAAGCAGCGCACCGTAAAGGTCACCGCCAGTATCGGCGTGGCGCAGCGTGACGCGCGTCGGCGCAGCCCCGACGAGGTGCTCAAGGCGGCGGACGAATGCCTCTACAAGGCCAAGGAAAAAGGTCGCAACCAGGTCGTCAGCTGA
- a CDS encoding alpha/beta fold hydrolase produces the protein MTHFLLLPGMDGSGAFYDDFAARLAPLGTTQIASYPPDRPLGYDELADWLAPQLPRGDWVLFAESFAGPLAILTAARRPPGLRALILCATFAHLPPPWTRVMASFVPVLPAWALPMPVLAQGLFGRDGDAAWSRRLAGVLSGVAPAVMAARARSALRVDVREQARSLRLPVLYLRAGRDRVVPRRAGSVLAQLVQDLRIRDIDGPHFLAQFRSQACIDETAAFLRCCGVLAADPDLARRSG, from the coding sequence ATGACTCACTTCCTTTTGCTGCCGGGTATGGACGGCAGTGGCGCGTTCTATGACGACTTCGCCGCGCGGCTGGCTCCTCTGGGGACGACGCAGATCGCGTCCTACCCGCCGGATCGCCCACTCGGCTATGACGAACTGGCGGACTGGCTGGCTCCGCAACTGCCGCGGGGCGACTGGGTGCTGTTCGCCGAATCCTTTGCGGGGCCGCTGGCGATACTGACGGCCGCGCGACGGCCGCCCGGCTTGCGAGCGCTGATTCTGTGCGCGACCTTCGCGCACCTGCCGCCGCCGTGGACCCGTGTCATGGCCTCGTTCGTGCCGGTCTTGCCGGCGTGGGCCCTGCCGATGCCGGTGCTGGCACAGGGGTTGTTCGGCCGTGACGGTGATGCGGCGTGGTCGCGTCGTCTGGCCGGCGTGCTGTCCGGAGTCGCTCCCGCGGTGATGGCGGCGCGCGCGCGTTCGGCGTTGCGCGTGGATGTGCGGGAGCAGGCGCGTTCGCTGCGGCTGCCGGTCCTGTATCTGCGCGCGGGGCGAGACCGGGTCGTGCCGCGCCGGGCAGGGTCGGTGCTGGCGCAGCTGGTGCAGGACCTGCGCATCCGCGACATCGATGGCCCGCATTTCCTGGCGCAGTTCCGCAGCCAGGCCTGTATCGATGAAACCGCGGCATTCCTGCGATGCTGCGGCGTGCTGGCCGCGGACCCCGATCTGGCGCGTCGCAGCGGATGA
- a CDS encoding TetR/AcrR family transcriptional regulator, which produces MNRKKPSPTTAPAAARGRGRPASAAVDREARERLIDAAVTLFSERGIAATPLSAVARAAHVTPALLHYYFGNKENLVDAIVEERFVPIVSQVVHKLSGIEATPRAAFTTFVQEVTATLSTHPWLPPLWLREVVTEGGQLRERIVGHMAPRLAQPLVGLVRQAQAEGRLNPAIEPRLIMVSLIGLTVFPFAAQGIWRPLFEAGDVTAESLARHVLALLLDGLLLPDK; this is translated from the coding sequence ATGAACCGGAAGAAGCCCTCACCCACCACAGCCCCGGCCGCCGCGCGCGGGCGCGGCCGGCCCGCCAGCGCCGCCGTCGACCGCGAGGCGCGTGAACGCCTGATCGACGCCGCAGTCACCCTGTTTTCCGAGCGCGGCATCGCGGCGACGCCGCTCTCGGCCGTGGCCCGCGCCGCGCACGTGACACCGGCGCTGCTGCACTACTACTTCGGCAATAAGGAAAACCTGGTCGACGCCATCGTCGAGGAGCGCTTCGTACCCATCGTCAGCCAGGTGGTGCACAAGCTCTCCGGCATCGAAGCCACGCCGCGCGCCGCCTTCACCACGTTCGTGCAGGAAGTCACCGCGACGCTTTCCACACACCCGTGGCTGCCGCCCCTGTGGCTGCGCGAAGTCGTGACCGAAGGCGGGCAACTGCGCGAGCGCATCGTCGGCCACATGGCGCCCCGGCTCGCCCAGCCGCTGGTCGGACTGGTGCGCCAGGCGCAGGCCGAAGGACGGCTCAATCCCGCCATCGAACCGCGCCTGATCATGGTCTCGCTGATCGGCCTGACCGTGTTCCCGTTTGCGGCACAAGGCATCTGGCGCCCGCTGTTTGAAGCCGGCGACGTGACCGCCGAGTCCCTCGCCCGCCATGTGCTGGCGCTGCTGCTCGACGGCCTTCTGCTACCCGATAAGTAG
- a CDS encoding HlyD family secretion protein: MRCLPALLPLIALLAATGCAPQAPPLLGTLEWDRIGVAAEASEPITAIAVNEGDTVAAGQLLLELDGSRAQAQLEQAEAERQRAQALLDERLHGARAENVATLRAEWRRADAQRANERRERDRAAEMRGRGLIAQAELDRREASFRSARAEVDAVTARLAELTNGTRPEQVEQAQAALAFAEARVKELSLARERLRVHAPADGRVDALPFKRGDQPPRGATVVSLLTGDRPYARVYVPAPRRAAIQPGAEFTIHVQGAAAPFHAALARIRSEPAFTPYYALSGDDASQLVYRAELVLDGTDETRKLPAGLTLTAEPRDHGR, translated from the coding sequence ATGCGCTGCCTGCCCGCCCTCCTCCCGCTGATCGCCCTCCTGGCCGCCACCGGTTGCGCGCCGCAGGCGCCGCCGCTGCTGGGCACCCTCGAATGGGACCGTATCGGCGTCGCCGCCGAAGCCTCGGAGCCGATCACTGCCATCGCGGTGAATGAAGGCGATACGGTCGCGGCGGGCCAGCTGCTGCTCGAACTCGACGGATCGCGTGCGCAGGCGCAGCTGGAGCAGGCCGAGGCGGAACGCCAGCGCGCGCAGGCGCTGCTCGACGAGCGATTGCACGGTGCCCGCGCGGAAAACGTCGCCACCTTGCGCGCCGAGTGGCGGCGGGCGGACGCGCAACGCGCCAACGAGCGGCGCGAACGCGATCGCGCCGCCGAGATGCGCGGCCGTGGGCTCATTGCCCAGGCCGAACTCGATCGGCGCGAGGCCAGCTTCAGGTCGGCACGCGCGGAAGTGGATGCCGTCACGGCACGCCTGGCCGAACTGACCAATGGCACGCGTCCTGAACAGGTCGAGCAGGCACAGGCCGCGCTGGCGTTCGCCGAGGCGCGCGTGAAGGAACTGAGCCTGGCGCGCGAACGCCTGCGCGTCCACGCGCCGGCCGACGGCCGCGTCGATGCGCTGCCCTTCAAGCGGGGCGACCAGCCACCGCGCGGCGCCACCGTCGTGTCGCTGCTCACGGGTGATCGCCCCTATGCGCGCGTCTACGTGCCAGCACCGCGCCGCGCCGCGATCCAGCCCGGCGCGGAATTCACCATCCACGTGCAGGGCGCTGCAGCGCCGTTCCACGCCGCGCTGGCGCGCATCCGCAGCGAACCGGCGTTCACGCCGTACTACGCGCTAAGTGGGGACGACGCATCGCAACTGGTGTATCGCGCGGAGCTCGTCCTGGACGGCACCGACGAGACCCGGAAACTGCCCGCCGGGCTCACCCTCACCGCCGAGCCGCGCGACCATGGCCGCTGA